A segment of the Leptolyngbya sp. NIES-3755 genome:
CAAACATCAACGTGTTTTACACCAGGAGATTTAACCATGACTTCACGTGCAACTCAATTCGCTAAATTCGCAGCTTCGATCGCGGTTCTCTCATTAGGCGGACTGTTCGTTTTATCTTCCCCGTCTTTTGCATCAGAAGCTTCTCTAATTGCGGTTGATAACGAGTCTACTCCCAAGCCTTCCACCTCGCCGAGTACCGAGTCTACTCCCAAGCCTTCCACCACCCCGCCGAGCACCGACTCCACTCCCAAACCTCAAACACAACCTCCGGCACAGCAACCTCCTGTACAGCAACCTCCTGTACAGCAACCTCCTGTACAGCAACCTCCGGCACAGCAACCTCCCGCACAGGAATCTCAACCCCCTGCACAGCAACAACCTCCCGCACAGCAACAATCTCAACCTCCCGTACAGCCACAGTCCAGACCCGTTCAACCCTTGCCAATGATGTGGTAGTCCGAATCAACCTCTAACGAAAGGGCGGATCGAGAGGTCTGCCTTTTCTAAGCAACTCTCTCTTTAGATGGATGACTTTTCTATAAAAATTCTCTGAAACCTGATATGCTGTCCTGAAACGTTCAGGAAGAAATAACAGTGCAGACCTCTCAATCGATCGTGGTTGATCTCGAAATGACCGATATCGAGTATCTGGAATTGTTGGCACAAGGACGAAATCCGATTCAGGAACAATCCTACGCGCAACAATTGATTTGTTTTGGATTTGATTTTACCGAAGCGAAACAAATTGCCCCCTTGTTGGATAAACAAGAGAGTTCGATCGCTGAAAAAATTGCGGTCAATCGTGCCCTAAAACAAGTGTGGAACCGCCTCACTAAAATGGTGTAGAAGCCGCACCTAAACAAGCATTCAGCCTTTTCAATCCTTGTCATAATAGAAGAGTACGACAAGGATTGAGACGCATGGTAGTGACTGCTCCAGTTCGTGAAGTCCGCGCTCCTAAGTTGTGGATGCCCGATCGCGTTTTGTTTACGCCCGCTGCATTGGATGAGCCGTGGGGACAGCAGATTAAGGAGCGCGTTCAGGGTTTGAATTTACCGATCGAAGAGTTGCCGCGCAATCGACTCACCGGATTACGGGGTGAGGATGAGCGTGAGACGTATAGCATTTCTAAGCGTACTTTAGCGGTAGTGACTGCTCCTCAGAGCCAGTTTAAGCTCAGTCCGATTCCTCCTTCTGCGGATTGGCAGTTTCACATTGCAGAGGGGTGTCCGGGACATTGCCAGTATTGTTATCTTGCAGGCAGTTTGTCGGGTCCGCCTGTGATTCGGGTGTATGCGAATCTGCCGCAGATTTTGGACAATTTAGGGCGGTATGAGCGTCCCGGTGCTGAGACGAGCTACGAGGTGAGTTGTTATACTGACCCACTCGGCATTGAGCATTTGACGGGTAGTTTGGCAGAGTCTATTCGCTACTTTGGCACACGCGAGGATGGTTACTTGCGCTGGGTGTCGAAGTTTAGCAATGTCGAAGGCTTGTTAGATTTGCCGCACAATGGACATACTCGCTGTCGGGTGAGCGTGAATGCGAATCCTGTGAGTCAGCGGTTAGAGGGTGGCACGTCTTCGGTTGAGGAGCGGCTTCAAGCGCTGCGACGACTCGGTTTAGAGGGTGGCTATCCGTTGGGGATTGTGATTGCACCGATTATGCCGATCGACAATTGGCAAGAGCATTATACGCAGTTGCTCGATCGCATGTCTGAGTTGATTGATTTTGATTGTGATCTGACATTCGAGTTGATCTCGCACCGATTCACGCCCGGATCGAAGGAAGTGTTGATGAATTGGTATCCGAATACCAAGCTCGATATGGATGAGGCTGCTCGTGTGGTGAAGCGCAATAAGTTTGGGGGCATGAAGTACGTTTACGATGCCAAGACCATGCGCGAGTTGCGTCAGTTCTTTGAGCGCGAGTTAGCGCACCGATTCCCGCAGGGTAAGGTTCTGTATTGGACCTAAGGTTTGCCGCGATCGCAGAGTTGCCGCTCTCGATCGCTCACCGTCGGATTGGTCTCAAGATAATCTTTTAGCCAATCACAAGCGGTTGTGAGTAATCGATCGAGTTTGACATTATCAACCACTCGCAGCATTCCTTCTTGATCGATTGTCACAATCTGCTGTCCATCTTGACTGAACTCCGCCTTATTGCCTTGCCATTCTCCCAGTTGCTCTCCAGCCATTGTCCAGAGGCGAGTCACACCATTCGCGCCGCTGGTTAGGATTTGCTGACTATCAGAACTAAGGCTCAATCCGTAAATGTTATTCGGATGCGCTTTGAACTCGTGCAGTTTGTCGCCTTTGGATGTCCAGATATTCACCATTCCATCCATTCCCGTTGTAATGATTCGATTTTGGTCAGGCGTGAATCGAACACTGAGAATATTGGCATCAGACTGACTCACAGGAATCGATCGAATTAAATTTCCCGCCCTGTCCCAAAGCTTGATTGTGGCTCCGAGCGTCGTTGCAATCTGTTTGCCATTTGCTTGAAAGCTCACATCATAGACGCGGACATTTTTCTCTAACTCTTTCTGGAGTTGTCCCGATCGGCTCCAAAGTTTTGCACCCTGATCCGCAGCCGTCGCAATCTGTTCTCCGTTCGGGCTAAATTTCAGATTCAAAATCCGCCGAGAGTCTGCCTTAAACTCACCCATTTCCTTTCCTTGACGGTTCCACAATCTCACCGTTCCTGTTTGATCTCCGGTTGCGATCGTTTGTCCGTCCGGGCTAATCGCCACACTCCACACTGGAACTTTAGAACTGAGTTGCACTTGACGCTGTGGATCGAAATTCCAGATCGATATCGTTCCCTCTGTTCCCTGCTTGCCCTGTTTGCCCACCGCCACGATCGCGCCATCGCGAGTCAGCGTCATGCCCAATAGTTCATTCTCAGACGCTCTCACGGCATTAGTTTGTCGCATCAGATCCCAGACACGAATCGTTCGACCGATGCCCGCAGTCGCAAGATATCGCCCATTTGGACTGACCGCAAGGGCGTAGAGCGTCGATTCATGAGCCGAGCGAAATTCAGGTGCAGAGTTCGCAACATTCCAAACCTCGATCGTGCCGTCTGTTCCTCCGGTGACTAAGTGCCGACCTTCTGGAGTAAAGATGGACTGATCGCCAACAAACTGTCGAATGACTTGTCCATTCAAGGTTCTGAGCCAAATTGTTCCCTCTGCTGCGATCGCCATTTGGTTCTGAGTCATCTTTAAATCGAAAATGGTTCCAGTCGTTGAATAACTGCGTAATTTTGGATGATTGCTTGGCAAAATTTCGCCTTTTTGATTCCACCAAGTCACACCGCCATCTGTTCCACCCGTTGCCAGATATTTTCCATCTGCGCTGAAGTTGATTGCTCGAAACATCGGAGACCGAGATCGAGGAAGATTCGGCTTAAGAATTGCTTTTGATTGCCCTGTCGCTGTCCAAAGCTGCGCGGCTCCATCTTTGCGAACGGTTGCAAACGATCGACGATCTAAACTAAATCGGGCTTGCACAAGTTTTACCTTTTGAGGTATCCAGGCGATCGCTTTTCCAGTTAAATCCCAACGTCCAAGGCTGCTGTCACTCCAAACGGTAAGCACTTCTTTTCCTTCAGCATTGAAGCTGAGTGCTGCTAGTCCTCTATCAGAGGGAAGTGCAAACTGAGCAATCTTTTTCCCCTGAACGGTTGAGATTTGCACAAATCCTCGTCCTCCGGTTGCCATGAGGGTGCTGTCTGGACTGAACGCGATCGCAAAAACGCTACCCGATTCAGTCCGAAGTTGATTCCGCTCTTGAATTCGACTCAACATCGTTTGCAGAGTCAGAATCGGACGCGGAGTGGGATAGTCTTCTAACCGTCGAGCATTTGGGGCGAGACTTTGCAGATTGCGTCCTTGTTTTACTGCTTCAAGGAGTGCAGGCAATTGGGCTGTTTCAAATTGTCGCAGGGCTAAGACACTCCCAGAATCGATCTCATTGACTCTGCGGTTTTGCCAGAGTAGGAAACTGATAAATGCTGCGATCGCAATCGTTCCCCCTAGAATGACTGAGCCAAACTGAACCATTTTTTCCGCTCGTTTTCCAGCATCGAGAATTCGCTGGTTTGCGATCTCGACTTCTCGGCTTTTCTGAATGTAAGTTCGTTGCTGTTGAGTCGGCGGTAAATGGTGATCTGATGATTTTAGCCATTGTTCTGCAAGGTTGAGATCATCGCCGCGCAGCAGAAAGCTATCGTTTCGTGCATTGTTTTCCCACTCCACCGATCGGACAATCAATCGGGTATGCAGCCGAACTTCTTCTAAGTCCGTGTCCATGATCTCTAGCAAAGTCTGAAACGCTTGTTCAACCTTGCTTGGATCAGTGAAATAGAGCCAATTATGTTCTTTTAGAACCTGATGTGCATTACTGGTTAGCTTGAATTCAAAGCCTTCACGATAAACGATCGGAACAATCCGCTTGTGATGTAAAACAGCGTGATCGATTTCTTGTTCGCAAACTTTCGACGCGATCGAGTCGGGTGACAACACAAACACAAACGTATCTGCACCTTCGATACCGCGCTGAATTTCCTGCCACCACTTTGCAGTGGGTAGAATATCTTGCCAATCAACCCAAGCTTCTCGCCCCTTGGCTTCGATCATGTAATGCAGTTTTTGCACAGCATCTTGATCTTTACGAGAATACGAGATGAAAACGTCACTCATATTGGTAAACGCAGTAGACCCTTGCATTAAAAACTACTGCCATTTGCGGCTCAAGTTCGGCTTTTTACAGAAAGTTTTAGGGTAAGAAACAGACTCATTGATTTGGCACATTACGAAAGACCGATTGAGTTTCTGCACATTTACCGATACGGTGTTAGTAATGAAATTTTGGTGTTCCCGCTCAGATTTGGCTTCAGGGTGATTCTCAGGGTTTGTTTACTTTTGCCCCCACAACCTGAACAGTCTTATGCTCAATATTTCTCCCAATGATTCTGATGCGATCGAAGAAATCTCTTTCCCAGAAGTTGAGTCTCCTCGATCGCTGAATCGCCTCAGTCTCGATCCACCTCCCCTGAATCCTTGGCGATATGTAAAGTCCGTTGATCGTCGCCCCTATCGAGGACAGTCATTTGATCATGCGGCTCCGTTGTCTCCGTTGCGCGATCGCGATTTGGAAATTATGGCGGGATGGTTCGATCGCGTCGATATGAGCGAAGTTGAACAAGATATTGACTATCATTTATCGCTGCTCTATCCAGAACCCCCGTGGGAAGAAAAGCTAGACCTGAATTTTCTTAAAGATCATCTTTGATTACACATCTTCGTGAAGTTTGATTGACAATTGGAACTGATTAGAAATCTCGGTGCGACCATAAGGAGAGTTTGTCGCAATACGGATTTAGAATGCTGGATTTCAATGCTCTGTTTGACTATTCTCGATCGAACTGTGTGGGGATTTGCACGTTTTTGGTTCCCGCTAATTTGATTACGACTTCTTTGACATTGACGTTGACCGGATTAGATCGATCGCGCTCTCAAGTTGTCATCGCGGCTGGAATTGCTTCTTTGTTCTCCGGGATTATGGTGCTGCATGTCCTCACCTGGTTTTTGATTGGCGTGGTGATGATGCCAACTTATATTTTGCTCAGTTTAGGCAGCATGTGTCTTGTGACCAATCTCGTCGCCGTCTTTCGTCAACCACAAATCCGGGAACTGTTACGCGCTTTGGTGAGAATTTGCACTAGAGTAGAACAGCCCACGACGATTAAGTTCAATGACTGAATTGCCCAAGGACGATCGACAGATTGATCCCGCTACCCTTGATGAAGAATGGATTCCTGATGCCGATCCAGAACCGGATTTAGCAGAACAGCCTCCGGTGCGTCGTCGTGTCGATCCAGATAGTCCGATCATCATGGTGGAAACGGCATTTTTGGCGAGTGCTGCCAGTCTAGTGTGGCTGGTCAATACTTATTTTCCGATGGGTCCGTTTCTGCAAATCTTTTTCCCGATTCCGATCGCGTTAATTTATCTGCGATGGGGCAGTCGAGCGGCTTGGATGGGATGCGCGATCGCGGGATTGTTACTTTCGGTGCTAATGGCTCCCGTTCGGAGCATTCAATATGTGATGCCGTATGGATTCATGGGCGTGTTGCTCGGTGCGCTTTGGTATCGTCGCGTCAAGTGGTATTTTTCAATTCCGCTTGGGACTTTGCTGGGTGTGTTGGGCGCATTCTTCCGAGTGTGGCTAGTTTCGATTCTGTTGGGCGATGATTTGTGGCAGTATGGAACGATTCAAGTCACGAATTTTTTGGATTGGATTTTCTCCCTGTTGGGATTGTTGATTCAGCCCTCGTTAGAAATCATTCAACTGTTTGTGTTTCTATCGATTATTGCGGTGAATACCGTCTATCTGTTTGTGGTGCATTTAGTTGCTTGGTTCTTGTTCGATCGCTTAAATAATCCGATTCCCCGTCCGCCTCATTGGGTTGAAGTGATTTTTGATAATGAGTAGCGCGATCGCAATTTACACACAAGAAACGAAAGCACGATCGTGGCTCGATCGATACAAAGGCAAGCAGCCGCATTTTGCTTGTGTTTTAGGATTTACAGAAACCGGATTAATCCCAGGAATTTCAGCAGCCGGGGCAACTCCAAACGATCGACAATTTACCGCGATCGCAGATGCAGAATTTTTAGTCAACGGAGTGCAACCGAATCCGAAATTTCCATTGCCGCCGCTGTATGTTGGAACTTCTCCGGTTTATATTTCTCGTGCGATCGTAGAAGCGCTAGAGATTCCAGTTACCGTATTTAATGCTGGATTACCGCGATCGCCATCTATTTCTGCGATCGATTTACAAGGCACTCCGGCTCGATGTGTCAGCACTGGGAAAGCGATCGATCTTCAGATTGTTCAACATCTCTTTAATCAAGGCTTGAAATGGGGTGAAAAACTCGCTCAAACCGCTGATTATCTAATTCTGGGTGAATGTGTAGTCGGTGGAACAACAACCGCTCTAGCCGTTTTAACCGGGCTTGGAATTGATGCGATCGGCAAAGTGAACAGCAGTCATTCGATTTGCAATCACGCCCAAAAATGGGAACTCGTACAGCAAGGACTATCTCAGCCAATCACTGATCCGTTTTCAGTCGTGGCAGCAGTGGGTGATCCGATGCAAATTACGGTTGCAGGAATGGCGATCGCAGCGAGTCGATCGTGTGGCGTTTTACTCGCAGGCGGAACCCAAATGTTAGCTGTGTATGCGTTAATCCAAGCGATTCAAGCTTCGGATCAAATAGTCGTCGGAACGACTCGCTGGGTGGCAGAAGATCCGACGGGAGACACAGTTGGACTCGCAAAAACTTTGAAAGATGCGACCCTGATTGCAACCCGATTAAACTTTGCTGATTCGCAATGGACTCAGCTACAAGCTTATGAGCGCGGGTTTGTTAAAGAAGGAGTCGGTGCGGGAGGATGCGCGATCGCGGCTTCGATGTTTCGAGACTGGGGACAGACTGAATTATTAGACGCGATCGAACAGTTAATAACCAAATCTGAGTTAATGAACTCGTTGCGCTAAAAGTTGTTCTTCGAGCGCGGCAATGCGATTGTATGCAGCGGTTAATTGAGCCGTGAGGCGTTGAATTTGGATCTCTGGGGAAAGGGATTTTTCGCCGCTATGACTCGACGACTCGATCGTATGTGTATCCGATAAAACGTCTTTGTGTTCCATCGTTGAATCGGTGCGCGAATAGTTGAATCGTCCATTGGTGGTTCCAAAGTTCGATCGACTAATTCCCGTGTGCGAACCAGACTGGATTTCGGTTAAGGTTTGCGCCAGATTTGCTCCGAATTGTTCAATGATCTGGTGCAGCGTATCTACCTTGCTATTGAGAGCGTTGATCTGGGTTTGGACAGTATCCATTGGTTAACCTTTTACCCCTACTTTTCTTGGACTCATAGTAGGTCAATAATTTTGATGCTATCGAGTTATTCCTGAATCATTTAACGTTTTGTGGTGGTTCAAAATTTAGCGAAAGAAACCAATGAGTAGTCACTTAGGATTAAGTTGCAAAAGATGAACAAAATCTAAACAAAAGGATTTTCTAACGTACTTAAAATCTAAAGCAATACTAAAGCGCTGTGGTTCTTTCTTTGGGGATGAATGATTGTTCGATCGCGTTTCAAGTTGTCTAATTAGCAACAGAAATTATTTGATTTCTTTTGTTAAAAACTAATAGATGAACAGGATACGCGAATCTAAGATAAAATCACCTTGATCGCTTTGCTTTAACTCGTCATGCTGGATTTTCAAGAATTCTTCAATGCCTGTTCTGGACTGTGGAAGACCGAGCGCATCTATCACTACATGCAGAATGGCGAAATTGAGCGCTCTTATACAGAGTTTCAGGTCAATCCACTGACCGATGACGAGAAAGATAAGATCCTGATGCCGAGTGAGACTTTGCAAATCGATCGCACCAAAAATCTGATCTTCCCCGGCTTCTCGATCGCATTCGACACCGTTTCAGAAACAGGCGATCGCGTTTCGATGAGTCTCAAAGCCTTATTCGTTCCAGATGCCGCTGTGACTGATTCAAGCGCTCCAAAACCACCGATGCCCGTCGCGGCTGAAGTGACAGACGATGCCATTCAAGGCTTTTATTTGCGAGATGAAGGCTATTCTGAAGGCGGCGCGATCGCAGGACGATTCACTTATCAACCGTCTCGTCAAACTTTGGAAATGACGACGCACTATAAGCGATCGGTTGCAGTCGATCAAATGCGATTCATTTCACCCGATACGCGATTAAGAACGATCGTCACTTATCAACGTCCCGAAGCAGATCAAGTGCCAACGGTAACCACTTTGATCGGTTTTGGGGTAGAACGGAAAAGCTAACAGAATTGCCCAATCAAATGGATCGACGTCGTTTTCTCTTCGGAATTGCAGCACTCAGTACCACGCTCAGCGGCTGTAATAATCCCAATCAGTCCGCGCTCCGAATTCGATCGCTGAAAAATTCGATCCCGGTTCAGCTTCCAAACGAATTCCGCAAACAGCTAACCGAATTCAAAGACACTCGAATCGATATCAAGCCTGAGGAGCAACTGAGAACGCTGTTCGCCAATCTGCAAACCTGGAAACAGCGAATGGGTAAAGCCGTGCCCGATCGCAATCCGATTCTGCCGTTTTTGGCTGAGCAACCTGAAGCGATTCCCGATCTTGTCACAATGGGCGATTATTGGCTTCCCGTTGCCATTCGACAGCAGTTAATTAAACCCTTGGATGCGAACGCTTGGAAACTTTGGAATCAATTGCCCGATCGCTGGAAACAAGTGGTCACTCGCGATGGTCAAGGAAATCTGTTGAGAGCCAAAGATCGCAACAACGTCCCCATTGTTCCCACTCAAGTTTGGGGTGCACCGTATCGTTGG
Coding sequences within it:
- a CDS encoding hypothetical protein (similar to AA sequence:cyanobase_aa:LBDG_07980), translated to MQTSQSIVVDLEMTDIEYLELLAQGRNPIQEQSYAQQLICFGFDFTEAKQIAPLLDKQESSIAEKIAVNRALKQVWNRLTKMV
- a CDS encoding spore photoproduct lyase (similar to AA sequence:cyanobase_aa:LBDG_07990), which translates into the protein MVVTAPVREVRAPKLWMPDRVLFTPAALDEPWGQQIKERVQGLNLPIEELPRNRLTGLRGEDERETYSISKRTLAVVTAPQSQFKLSPIPPSADWQFHIAEGCPGHCQYCYLAGSLSGPPVIRVYANLPQILDNLGRYERPGAETSYEVSCYTDPLGIEHLTGSLAESIRYFGTREDGYLRWVSKFSNVEGLLDLPHNGHTRCRVSVNANPVSQRLEGGTSSVEERLQALRRLGLEGGYPLGIVIAPIMPIDNWQEHYTQLLDRMSELIDFDCDLTFELISHRFTPGSKEVLMNWYPNTKLDMDEAARVVKRNKFGGMKYVYDAKTMRELRQFFERELAHRFPQGKVLYWT
- a CDS encoding RHS Repeat family protein (similar to AA sequence:cyanobase_aa:LBDG_44050) codes for the protein MQGSTAFTNMSDVFISYSRKDQDAVQKLHYMIEAKGREAWVDWQDILPTAKWWQEIQRGIEGADTFVFVLSPDSIASKVCEQEIDHAVLHHKRIVPIVYREGFEFKLTSNAHQVLKEHNWLYFTDPSKVEQAFQTLLEIMDTDLEEVRLHTRLIVRSVEWENNARNDSFLLRGDDLNLAEQWLKSSDHHLPPTQQQRTYIQKSREVEIANQRILDAGKRAEKMVQFGSVILGGTIAIAAFISFLLWQNRRVNEIDSGSVLALRQFETAQLPALLEAVKQGRNLQSLAPNARRLEDYPTPRPILTLQTMLSRIQERNQLRTESGSVFAIAFSPDSTLMATGGRGFVQISTVQGKKIAQFALPSDRGLAALSFNAEGKEVLTVWSDSSLGRWDLTGKAIAWIPQKVKLVQARFSLDRRSFATVRKDGAAQLWTATGQSKAILKPNLPRSRSPMFRAINFSADGKYLATGGTDGGVTWWNQKGEILPSNHPKLRSYSTTGTIFDLKMTQNQMAIAAEGTIWLRTLNGQVIRQFVGDQSIFTPEGRHLVTGGTDGTIEVWNVANSAPEFRSAHESTLYALAVSPNGRYLATAGIGRTIRVWDLMRQTNAVRASENELLGMTLTRDGAIVAVGKQGKQGTEGTISIWNFDPQRQVQLSSKVPVWSVAISPDGQTIATGDQTGTVRLWNRQGKEMGEFKADSRRILNLKFSPNGEQIATAADQGAKLWSRSGQLQKELEKNVRVYDVSFQANGKQIATTLGATIKLWDRAGNLIRSIPVSQSDANILSVRFTPDQNRIITTGMDGMVNIWTSKGDKLHEFKAHPNNIYGLSLSSDSQQILTSGANGVTRLWTMAGEQLGEWQGNKAEFSQDGQQIVTIDQEGMLRVVDNVKLDRLLTTACDWLKDYLETNPTVSDRERQLCDRGKP
- a CDS encoding hypothetical protein (hypothetical protein FJSC11DRAFT_0003;~similar to AA sequence:cyanobase_aa:LBDG_36380), translating into MLNISPNDSDAIEEISFPEVESPRSLNRLSLDPPPLNPWRYVKSVDRRPYRGQSFDHAAPLSPLRDRDLEIMAGWFDRVDMSEVEQDIDYHLSLLYPEPPWEEKLDLNFLKDHL
- a CDS encoding hypothetical protein (hypothetical protein Aazo_1334;~similar to AA sequence:cyanobase_aa:LBDG_36390), coding for MLDFNALFDYSRSNCVGICTFLVPANLITTSLTLTLTGLDRSRSQVVIAAGIASLFSGIMVLHVLTWFLIGVVMMPTYILLSLGSMCLVTNLVAVFRQPQIRELLRALVRICTRVEQPTTIKFND
- a CDS encoding hypothetical protein (hypothetical protein Aazo_3420;~similar to AA sequence:cyanobase_aa:LBDG_36400), with amino-acid sequence MTELPKDDRQIDPATLDEEWIPDADPEPDLAEQPPVRRRVDPDSPIIMVETAFLASAASLVWLVNTYFPMGPFLQIFFPIPIALIYLRWGSRAAWMGCAIAGLLLSVLMAPVRSIQYVMPYGFMGVLLGALWYRRVKWYFSIPLGTLLGVLGAFFRVWLVSILLGDDLWQYGTIQVTNFLDWIFSLLGLLIQPSLEIIQLFVFLSIIAVNTVYLFVVHLVAWFLFDRLNNPIPRPPHWVEVIFDNE
- a CDS encoding hypothetical protein (similar to AA sequence:cyanobase_aa:LBDG_36410); the encoded protein is MSSAIAIYTQETKARSWLDRYKGKQPHFACVLGFTETGLIPGISAAGATPNDRQFTAIADAEFLVNGVQPNPKFPLPPLYVGTSPVYISRAIVEALEIPVTVFNAGLPRSPSISAIDLQGTPARCVSTGKAIDLQIVQHLFNQGLKWGEKLAQTADYLILGECVVGGTTTALAVLTGLGIDAIGKVNSSHSICNHAQKWELVQQGLSQPITDPFSVVAAVGDPMQITVAGMAIAASRSCGVLLAGGTQMLAVYALIQAIQASDQIVVGTTRWVAEDPTGDTVGLAKTLKDATLIATRLNFADSQWTQLQAYERGFVKEGVGAGGCAIAASMFRDWGQTELLDAIEQLITKSELMNSLR
- a CDS encoding hypothetical protein (conserved hypothetical protein;~similar to AA sequence:cyanobase_aa:LBDG_36420); amino-acid sequence: MDTVQTQINALNSKVDTLHQIIEQFGANLAQTLTEIQSGSHTGISRSNFGTTNGRFNYSRTDSTMEHKDVLSDTHTIESSSHSGEKSLSPEIQIQRLTAQLTAAYNRIAALEEQLLAQRVH
- a CDS encoding hypothetical protein (similar to AA sequence:cyanobase_aa:CYB_1626), with amino-acid sequence MLDFQEFFNACSGLWKTERIYHYMQNGEIERSYTEFQVNPLTDDEKDKILMPSETLQIDRTKNLIFPGFSIAFDTVSETGDRVSMSLKALFVPDAAVTDSSAPKPPMPVAAEVTDDAIQGFYLRDEGYSEGGAIAGRFTYQPSRQTLEMTTHYKRSVAVDQMRFISPDTRLRTIVTYQRPEADQVPTVTTLIGFGVERKS